Proteins from one Astatotilapia calliptera chromosome 8, fAstCal1.2, whole genome shotgun sequence genomic window:
- the aatkb gene encoding serine/threonine-protein kinase LMTK1 isoform X2 — protein sequence MSTLASPASQGSPDVYILPLTEVSLPVAKQPARSVQLLKSTDLSRHSLLYLKEIGNGWFGKVLLGEVNAGLNTTQVVVKELKASASVQDQMHFLEEAQPYRALQHPALLQCLAQCTEITPYLLVLEFCPLGDVKGYLRSCRTSETMSPEPLILQRMACDISSGLLHLHKHNFTHSDLALRNCLLTADVSVKIGDYGLAHTKYKDDYYVTSDQMYVPLRWIAPELVDEVHGNLLVADQTKHSNIWSLGVTMWELFELGNQPYRHYSDRQVLTYAVREQQLRLPKPLLKVPLAERWYEVMQFCWLQPDQRPTAEEVHLLLSYLCAKGASEAEEDFERRWNSLRPNTGFNSQRGASAMSRDHPSSTTSSFPLLEPFSTGDGYHSESGDDILTVTETSHGLNFEYKWEQARADQSYRAPDTSSTLGQVNHHCQEAFYPPGGIVGGCPMESLSHGVSPSYYQPKHLHAPGVLPVLSAHSPSVNSEYYIRIEEPVDCNIDPDYTMVSYSPDYQGSSGSFLTGSADSGECMACPSQAKTMGPYWSADIHKSDMYDSNDSSPAISLTMEPLLGQVSDNSPLRPWESSHYVSYKDRDGGYYFDHSPPLGIDHYLIGGELSREHHQESWGSRSLRQALGELENPLVISHSINSPSQQAYRDTYLDTSQMSIIGKNVTGGYYDMMGSLRKTMPSHTRHNSNSVSINMETQGALFIGHRDSDSEEEDEDIFVERHTCNTWPSKHRHSSAGHQRRASHSCRQDTYADFHYTMPSTDIEDSWPEGHSLAFHSLPKPIDYLEPHQVKDNSACLSLSKHHAMVPSENCNAYIYMCHEGETQVPTSGECCHSHFVDPLTGLLVRNTSFCQLYSHTNYRDKVIDMPSNEEMINLSPAPGGPIVAKSVDCGEQYVDLTTDDVQAKEKREDVIKEIIQKLPEPRKEEVTLTMTKATQATPPPDDNTHVMVAVTDPQSEMSHTSDSGVDREDSNVSLADILDCSDDDEEEDITDDITDVTSGIFADESSELNASPAFKLLQKQVGTPDSMDSMDLPSAAGSCEGSSPASSHPSSSPKAMDSGYDTENNESPEFVPKEPHEPREQPLGKPALDASLEEEEVLEEEGIEPKVVPTEGESSMGEDLALEASQADDQILLPLSDKTPYRDSAYFSDYENEKQTRHEGEELQMGKTDEQNIAKEPNMQEKKAAKRKNDREEELKDVVVNKDIKLETKQTVTDTTEFSPAPEIEEYLTEDCCEDETLGLPPEPSDTEGGLDEWPSQEESSSLGDWAAEVVGAMEEALGALNGDCATNVNLDKEEADDIKDSAQTSETSEEAATEMVQNRPSGICSEMKHTLPKDEVALQQTSNTRRFSSSSPPPPSTPPPPLRATEGRASPADGEEADEEDGDTDDSDESDEELQSYNMQEQSGGEESEEECHPVPIVVSDNSEAHKLRSLLKMPALLTEENLEEELEHKKKTVSFFDDVTVYLFDQESPTKELAEHGFPLGAEGSRTKPQERVNASDDSSDGNISEESAGFEWEDDFPLLPLPTSSAASESPPPRSITTTPDTKPAVQYSRFTVSPSSVSRFSITHISDSDMESAGGSSEDGDKE from the exons TCCAACTCCTGAAATCAACAGATCTCAGCCGCCACAGTCTTCTCTACCTGAAAGAGATTGGGAATGGCTGGTTTGGGAAG GTTCTTCTGGGGGAGGTGAACGCAGGCCTGAACACCACCCAAGTGGTGGTCAAGGAACTCAAAGCCAGTGCCAGCGTACAGGACCAGATGCACTTCCTGGAAGAAGCACAGCCTTACCG TGCCCTCCAGCATCCTGCTCTGCTGCAGTGTCTGGCCCAGTGCACTGAGATCACTCCCTACCTGCTGGTGCTGGAGTTTTGTCCACTG GGGGATGTGAAGGGTTACCTCAGAAGCTGCAGAACCTCTGAAACCATGAGCCCAGAGCCCCTGATTCTTCAAAGGATGGCCTGTGACATTTCCTCAGGCCTCCTgcacctgcacaaacacaacTTCACGCACAG TGACCTGGCTTTAAGAAACTGCTTGTTGACGGCTGATGTCTCAGTGAAGATCGGAGATTATGGTCTGGCCCACACAAAGTACAAG GACGATTACTATGTGACATCAGACCAGATGTACGTGCCCCTGCGCTGGATCGCTCCAGAGCTGGTGGACGAGGTGCACGGAAACCTGCTGGTGGCAGACCAGACCAAACACAGCAACATCTG GTCTCTTGGGGTGACTATGTGGGAGCTGTTCGAGCTGGGAAACCAGCCCTACAGACACTATTCTGACAGACAAGTGCTGACCTACGCTGTTAGGGAGCAGCAGCTGCGACTGCCCAAACCGCTGCTCAAAGTACCCCTCGCTGAACGCTG GTATGAGGTGATGCAGTTCTGCTGGCTGCAGCCTGATCAGAGGCCAACCGCAGAGGAAGTTCACTTGCTGCTCAGCTACCTATGTGCCAAGGGGGCCAGCGAGGCCGAAGAGGACTTTGAGAGACGCTGGAACTCCCTGCGTCCCAATACTGGATTCAACAGTCAGCGTGGTGCCTCAGCGATGTCACGGGACCACCCCTCATCAACCACCTCATCTTTCCCACTCTTAGAACCATTTTCTACTGGTGATGGCTACCACTCAGAGTCTGGAGATGACATACTAACAGTCACTGAAACTAGCCACGGCCTGAACTTTGAGTACAAGTGGGAGCAAGCCAGGGCAGACCAGTCATACAGAGCCCCAGACACGTCTAGTACCTTAGGTCAGGTAAACCATCATTGTCAGGAAGCATTTTACCCACCTGGAGGCATTGTGGGAGGCTGTCCCATGGAAAGCCTGAGCCATGGAGTTTCTCCTTCCTACTATCAACCTAAACATCTACACGCTCCAGGTGTACTTCCTGTCCTCAGTGCCCATAGCCCCTCAGTAAACAGTGAATACTACATTCGCATTGAGGAACCAGTAGACTGTAACATTGATCCAGACTACACCATGGTCTCATACAGCCCAGACTACCAGGGCAGCAGTGGGAGCTTCCTGACTGGGAGCGCAGACTCGGGTGAGTGCATGGCCTGCCCATCACAGGCTAAAACTATGGGTCCTTATTGGTCAGCTGACATCCATAAATCTGACATGTATGACTCTAATGACTCAAGTCCCGCCATCTCCCTGACAATGGAACCCCTTTTAGGTCAAGTGTCAGATAACAGCCCCCTACGACCCTGGGAGTCTAGTCACTATGTGTCCTATAAAGATCGAGATGGGGGCTATTATTTTGACCACTCACCACCTTTGGGAATAGATCACTATCTGATCGGAGGTGAGCTCTCCAGAGAGCATCATCAGGAAAGCTGGGGCTCAAGAAGCCTGCGTCAGGCTTTGGGGGAGTTGGAGAACCCACTAGTGATATCCCATTCTATAAACAGTCCATCTCAGCAGGCTTACAGAGACACATACCTGGACACAAGTCAGATGTCCATTATAGGAAAGAATGTCACTGGAGGTTATTATGACATGATGGGTTCCCTGAGGAAGACTATGCCCAGCCACACAAGACACAACAGTAACTCTGTCAGTATAAACATGGAGACTCAGGGGGCTCTCTTCATCGGACACAGAGACAGTGACtcagaagaggaagatgaggacaTATTTGTTGAGAGACACACGTGCAATACTTGGCCTTCGAAGCACCGCCACAGCAGTGCCGGTCACCAGAGACGGGCAAGCCATAGTTGCCGACAGGACACCTACGCCGATTTCCATTATACAATGCCGAGTACAGACATCGAGGACTCCTGGCCAGAAGGACACAGCCTGGCCTTTCACTCTCTACCCAAACCCATCGATTATCTTGAGCCACACCAGGTCAAAGATAATAGTGCCTGCCTTAGTTTGAgtaaacatcatgctatggtgCCCTCGGAAAACTGCAATGCCTACATTTACATGTGCCATGAAGGTGAGACTCAGGTGCCAACATCTGGAGAGTGCTGCCACTCGCACTTTGTTGACCCACTCACTGGCTTGCTTGTTCGAAACACAAGCTTTTGTCAGCTCTACAGTCACACTAACTACAGAGATAAAGTCATTGACATGCCAAGCAATGAAGAGATGATCAATTTATCACCAGCTCCAGGAGGTCCCATCGTGGCCAAATCTGTGGACTGTGGAGAACAGTATGTCGATCTTACAACTGATGATGTCCAAGCTAAAGAGAAGAGGGAGGACGTTATTAAGGAAATCATACAGAAACTGCCAGAGCCTAGAAAAGAAGAGGTGACTCTAACAATGACAAAAGCCACTCAAGCCACTCCACCTCCTGATGATAACACGCATGTGATGGTGGCGGTGACAGATCCACAGTCAGAGATGAGTCACACCAGTGACAGTGGTGTCGACCGTGAAGATTCCAATGTAAGCCTTGCTGACATACTCGACTGCAGTGACGATGACGAAGAGGAAGACATCACAGACGATATAACTGATGTTACTTCAGGCATCTTCGCTGATGAGTCCAGTGAGCTGAATGCTTCTCCCGCCTTCAAGTTGCTACAAAAGCAGGTAGGAACACCCGATTCCATGGATTCCATGGATCTGCCGTCTGCAGCTGGGTCTTGTGAAGGCTCCAGCCCTGCGTCATCCCACCCTTCCAGCTCACCTAAAGCTATGGACAGCGGCTATGACACCGAAAATAATGAGAGCCCCGAGTTTGTTCCCAAAGAACCTCATGAACCTCGTGAACAACCTTTAGGAAAACCTGCTCTTGATGCCAGcctggaggaggaagaagtcCTGGAGGAAGAGGGAATTGAACCTAAAGTGGTGCCCACAGAGGGTGAGTCATCGATGGGTGAAGATTTGGCACTAGAAGCATCACAGGCAGATGACCAAATTCTGTTACCCTTGAGCGATAAGACGCCATACAGAGACTCTGCCTACTTTTCAGACTATGAGAATGAAAAGCAGACTCGGCATGAGGGAGAGGAACTCCAGATGGGGAAAACAGATGAGCAAAACattgcaaaagaaccaaacatgCAGGAAAAGAAAGctgcaaaaaggaaaaatgatagAGAGGAAGAACTAAAGGATGTTGTAGTGAACAAGGACATAAAACTTGAAACGAAACAAACAGTAACAGACACAACAGAATTCTCTCCTGCACCAGAGATTGAGGAGTACTTGACAGAGGACTGTTGCGAAGATGAGACTTTAGGACTTCCTCCAGAGCCTTCTGATACTGAGGGAGGACTGGATGAATGGCCATCACAGGAAGAGAGCTCATCCTTGGGAGACTGGGCAGCTGAGGTGGTGGGGGCCATGGAAGAAGCTCTTGGTGCCCTGAATGGAGATTGTGCCACCAACGTAAATTTAGATAAGGAGGAAGCAGATGACATAAAAGACTCTGCTCAAACTTCAGAAACTTCAGAGGAGGCAGCAACCGAGATGGTTCAGAACCGGCCATCAGGcatatgcagtgaaatgaaaCACACCTTACCCAAAGATGAGGTAGCTTTGCAACAAACCTCAAACACCAGACgattttcctcttcctcccctccACCTCCATCCACCCCACCGCCTCCGCTCCGTGCAACAGAGGGCAGAGCATCTCCGGCCGACGGGGAGGAGGCCGACGAGGAGGACGGCGATACCGATGACAGCGACGAGTCGGACGAGGAGCTGCAAAGCTACAATATGCAGGAACAGAGCGGAGGGGAAGAGAGTGAGGAAGAGTGCCACCCAGTGCCTATTGTGGTGAGCGACAACAGCGAGGCCCATAAACTGCGAAGCCTGCTCAAGATGCCAGCATTGCTCACTGAGGAGAACCTGGAGGAGGAGCTCgaacacaagaagaaaacagtGTCTTTTTTTGACGATGTTACCGTGTATCTGTTTGACCAG GAAAGCCCAACTAAAGAGCTCGCCGAGCATGGCTTTCCTTTAGGAGCAGAAGGTTCTCGAACCAAACCCCAAGAAAGGGTTAATGCCTCAGATGACTCTTCAGACGGGAACATTTCGGAGGAGA GTGCGGGTTTTGAGTGGGAAGATGACTTCCCCCTACTCCCACTGCCAACATCCTCAGCCGCATCTGAATCCCCTCCACCCCGTTCCATCACCACAACCCCAGACACTAAACCAGCCGTGCAGTATTCCCGCTTTACCGTCTCTCCCTCCAGCGTTTCCCGGTTCTCCATCACTCACATCTCAGACTCTGATATGGAATCTGCAGGAG GAAGCAGTGAAGATGGAGACAAAGAATAA